The following are encoded together in the Malaya genurostris strain Urasoe2022 chromosome 3, Malgen_1.1, whole genome shotgun sequence genome:
- the LOC131439500 gene encoding 1-acylglycerol-3-phosphate O-acyltransferase Pnpla3-like isoform X2, giving the protein MAAKMNLSFAGCGFLGIYHVGVAVCFKKYAPHLLLHRISGASAGALAACCLLCDMPLGEMTSDFFRVVNEARSHSLGPFSPRFNIQTCLLEGLQKFLPSDAHERVNGKLHISLTRVYDGKNVIVSQFNSREDLLQALLCACFIPVFSGILPPRFHGVRYMDGAFSDNLPTLDENTVTVSPFCGESDICPRDNSSQMFHVNWANTSIELSKQNINRFGRILFPPKPEILSSFCQQGFDDALNFLHRNNLISCTRCLSVQSTFCVSDQPKQLEEHLLEEYDPECSECKECTQYRQNAIGGSMPDTVLTVFQTYMDQANKGLINWVFRHRGAKLLKALSLPATLPADIVCATLTKLMVATPAIGSQLWSVSQFALKTLNSILIRMPWGHQLSANLQCKIAYTEYSTTGSQFIASRGQHSSHRGGSLLDIRVENGNELVSVITGENNNELIEQHHHHHQHLKGHDEVHDEDHPDYDSFNHILQAISHHDAMYAYYYMDDNNEVKVTEIFDMTEDASPAIQTAQEREFNQQLEFDSDWETTQPGTDLEQGRKKHSWATSMSQCISSMPTHIAETI; this is encoded by the exons GTGAAATGACATCGGATTTTTTTCGGGTAGTGAATGAAGCTCGCAGTCATTCCTTGGGTCCATTCAGCCCGCGGTTCAATATCCAAACCTGCCTACTGGAGGGCCTGCAGAAGTTTCTTCCTTCGGATGCTCATGAGCGTGTCAATGGAAAACTGCACATATCATTGACCCGAGTTTACGACGGCAAAAATGTGATTGTTTCCCAGTTTAACAGTCGCGAGGATTTGCTGCAG GCTCTGCTCTGTGCTTGCTTTATACCGGTTTTCTCTGGGATCCTGCCGCCCCGTTTCCACGGTGTTCGCTACATGGATGGAGCTTTTTCTGACAACCTACCTACACTAGATGAAAATACGGTAACGGTGAGTCCGTTCTGTGGCGAATCGGACATTTGTCCCCGGGACAACAGTTCGCAGATGTTCCACGTTAATTGGGCCAACACAAGCATCGAGTTGTCGAAGCAAAATATCAATCGGTTTGGGCGAATACTGTTCCCTCCGAAGCCGGAAATTTTGTCCTCATTCTGCCAGCAAGGATTCGACGATGCGTTGAACTTTTTACATCGCAATAATTTGATCAGTTGCACCCGGTGCCTATCGGTTCAGTCGACGTTCTGCGTTTCGGACCAGCCAAAACAACTGGAAGAGCATCTGCTCGAGGAGTATGACCCGGAGTGCAGTGAATGCAAAGAATGCACCCAGTACAGACAAAATGCCATTGGTGGTAGTATGCCGGATACAGTTTTGACTGTATTCCAGACCTATATGGACCAAGCAAACAAAGGACTGATAAACTGGGTATTCAGACACCGAGGAGCAAAGCTTCTGAAGGCACTGTCTCTTCCGGCCACTCTACCTGCGGATATTGTGTGTGCCACTTTAACCAA ACTGATGGTAGCCACTCCCGCGATCGGCAGTCAGCTGTGGTCCGTAAGCCAGTTCGCTCTCAAAACACTGAATTCGATCCTGATTAGAATGCCGTGGGGACATCAG CTTAGTGCCAATCTGCAGTGTAAGATCGCTTACACTGAGTATTCCACGACAGGTAGTCAGTTCATAGCATCAAGAGGCCAACATAGCAGTCATCGAGGCGGCTCGTTATTGGACATTCGTGTAGAGAATGGCAATGAGCTAGTATCAGTGATTACCGGTgagaacaacaacgaattgattgaACAGCATCACCATCACCACCAGCATCTAAAAGGACACGATGAAGTTCATGATGAGGATCACCCGGATTACGATTCGTTTAACCACATTTTGCAAGCGATATCACACCACGATGCGATGTATGCGTACTACTACATGGATGATAACAACGAG GTTAAGGTGACGGAAATTTTCGACATGACAGAAGACGCCAGCCCGGCTATTCAGACGGCTCAGGAGCGAGAATTCAATCAGCAGCTCGAATTCGACAGTGATTGGGAAACAACACAGCCAGGTACGGATCTGGAACAAGGCCGCAAAAAGCATAGCTGGGCCACGTCGATGAGTCAGTGT ATTTCCTCTATGCCGACTCATATAGCGGAAACGATATGA
- the LOC131439500 gene encoding 1-acylglycerol-3-phosphate O-acyltransferase Pnpla3-like isoform X1 codes for MAAKMNLSFAGCGFLGIYHVGVAVCFKKYAPHLLLHRISGASAGALAACCLLCDMPLGEMTSDFFRVVNEARSHSLGPFSPRFNIQTCLLEGLQKFLPSDAHERVNGKLHISLTRVYDGKNVIVSQFNSREDLLQALLCACFIPVFSGILPPRFHGVRYMDGAFSDNLPTLDENTVTVSPFCGESDICPRDNSSQMFHVNWANTSIELSKQNINRFGRILFPPKPEILSSFCQQGFDDALNFLHRNNLISCTRCLSVQSTFCVSDQPKQLEEHLLEEYDPECSECKECTQYRQNAIGGSMPDTVLTVFQTYMDQANKGLINWVFRHRGAKLLKALSLPATLPADIVCATLTKLMVATPAIGSQLWSVSQFALKTLNSILIRMPWGHQLSANLQCKIAYTEYSTTGSQFIASRGQHSSHRGGSLLDIRVENGNELVSVITGENNNELIEQHHHHHQHLKGHDEVHDEDHPDYDSFNHILQAISHHDAMYAYYYMDDNNEVKVTEIFDMTEDASPAIQTAQEREFNQQLEFDSDWETTQPDFLYADSYSGNDMIDLNEIFDPYLYSNYSHVAPSVPQSHRHSISSQCQPFQPQQIVEGSKDLSGIQWQCSQIEIEELPSDDNYLQPEADQQQALISEVAALLLSKPQSPSAYSLVEM; via the exons GTGAAATGACATCGGATTTTTTTCGGGTAGTGAATGAAGCTCGCAGTCATTCCTTGGGTCCATTCAGCCCGCGGTTCAATATCCAAACCTGCCTACTGGAGGGCCTGCAGAAGTTTCTTCCTTCGGATGCTCATGAGCGTGTCAATGGAAAACTGCACATATCATTGACCCGAGTTTACGACGGCAAAAATGTGATTGTTTCCCAGTTTAACAGTCGCGAGGATTTGCTGCAG GCTCTGCTCTGTGCTTGCTTTATACCGGTTTTCTCTGGGATCCTGCCGCCCCGTTTCCACGGTGTTCGCTACATGGATGGAGCTTTTTCTGACAACCTACCTACACTAGATGAAAATACGGTAACGGTGAGTCCGTTCTGTGGCGAATCGGACATTTGTCCCCGGGACAACAGTTCGCAGATGTTCCACGTTAATTGGGCCAACACAAGCATCGAGTTGTCGAAGCAAAATATCAATCGGTTTGGGCGAATACTGTTCCCTCCGAAGCCGGAAATTTTGTCCTCATTCTGCCAGCAAGGATTCGACGATGCGTTGAACTTTTTACATCGCAATAATTTGATCAGTTGCACCCGGTGCCTATCGGTTCAGTCGACGTTCTGCGTTTCGGACCAGCCAAAACAACTGGAAGAGCATCTGCTCGAGGAGTATGACCCGGAGTGCAGTGAATGCAAAGAATGCACCCAGTACAGACAAAATGCCATTGGTGGTAGTATGCCGGATACAGTTTTGACTGTATTCCAGACCTATATGGACCAAGCAAACAAAGGACTGATAAACTGGGTATTCAGACACCGAGGAGCAAAGCTTCTGAAGGCACTGTCTCTTCCGGCCACTCTACCTGCGGATATTGTGTGTGCCACTTTAACCAA ACTGATGGTAGCCACTCCCGCGATCGGCAGTCAGCTGTGGTCCGTAAGCCAGTTCGCTCTCAAAACACTGAATTCGATCCTGATTAGAATGCCGTGGGGACATCAG CTTAGTGCCAATCTGCAGTGTAAGATCGCTTACACTGAGTATTCCACGACAGGTAGTCAGTTCATAGCATCAAGAGGCCAACATAGCAGTCATCGAGGCGGCTCGTTATTGGACATTCGTGTAGAGAATGGCAATGAGCTAGTATCAGTGATTACCGGTgagaacaacaacgaattgattgaACAGCATCACCATCACCACCAGCATCTAAAAGGACACGATGAAGTTCATGATGAGGATCACCCGGATTACGATTCGTTTAACCACATTTTGCAAGCGATATCACACCACGATGCGATGTATGCGTACTACTACATGGATGATAACAACGAG GTTAAGGTGACGGAAATTTTCGACATGACAGAAGACGCCAGCCCGGCTATTCAGACGGCTCAGGAGCGAGAATTCAATCAGCAGCTCGAATTCGACAGTGATTGGGAAACAACACAGCCAG ATTTCCTCTATGCCGACTCATATAGCGGAAACGATATGATCGACCTGAACGAGATTTTCGATCCGTACCTGTACAGCAACTACAGTCATGTAGCACCGTCCGTTCCTCAGTCGCACCGTCACTCCATCAGCAGTCAGTGTCAGCCATTCCAGCCACAACAGATAGTAGAGGGTAGCAAGGATCTGTCCGGAATCCAGTGGCAATGCTCCCAGATCGAGATAGAAGAGTTGCCAAGTGATGATAACTATCTGCAGCCGGAAGCCGATCAACAGCAGGCACTGATTTCCGAAGTGGCAGCGTTATTGCTGAGTAAGCCTCAATCCCCGTCAGCCTACTCTCTCGTGGAAATGTGA
- the LOC131439502 gene encoding two pore potassium channel protein sup-9 — MKKQNVRTISLIVCTFTYLLIGAAVFDALESETEKKRWKALSAVENVLISRYNISAEDFKVIETVIMKSEPHKAGQQWKFSGAFYYATTVLTTIGYGHSTPSTVSGKIFTMCYAAIGIPLGLVMFQSIGERVNRLSSVIVHAVKTSFNCKKAIASEVDLILVVTTLSSLTIAGGAAAFSKFENWSYFDSVYYCFITLTTIGFGDMVALQKDNALNQKPEYVAFALIFILFGLAVVAASLNLLVLRFVTMNTEDEKRDEAQAIQALQIAVKLDGDIITGNSSDSDRKCYERMSISGPTRNCAGYSRKYEVQDTSVGYIMDASYRYPLVDCELAELRSPGLRYNTYELEPEEDEGLISPLRYDFQPSRGRASV; from the exons atgaaaaaacaaaatgttcggACCATTTCATTAATCGTGTGCACTTTCACCTATCTACTGATCGGAGCGGCCGTGTTCGACGCACTTGAATCGGAAACGGAAAAGAAACGATGGAAAGCCCTCAGTG CGGTTGAAAATGTACTTATATCGAGGTATAATATATCAGCAGAAGACTTCAAGGTGATCGAAACAGTTATCATGAAATCGGAGCCACACAAAGCCGGCCAACAGTGGAAGTTTTCTGGAGCCTTTTATTATGCCACAACGGTGCTGACCACCATCGGGTACGGTCATTCAACGCCTTCCACGGTCAGTGGAAAAATTTTCACCATGTGCTATGCGGCTATCGGGATTCCACTTGGATTGGTTATGTTTCAAAGCATTGGAGAACGTGTAAATCGGTTAAGCAG TGTAATAGTGCATGCAGTCAAAACGTCCTTCAACTGCAAAAAAGCAATAGCCTCCGAAGTGGATCTGATCTTGGTAGTAACAACGCTAAGTTCTCTTACTATAGCAGGAGGAGCGGCTGCGTTTAGCAAATTCGAAAATTGGTCTTATTTCGATTCGGTTTACTACTGCTTCATTACTTTGACAACCATAGGATTCGGAGATATGGTCGCCCTGCAGAAAGATAATGCCCTAAATCAGAAACCAGAGTATGTAGCTTTTGCGTTAATTTTTATACTCTTCGGACTAGCGGTAGTGGCCGCCTCGTTGAATTTACTAGTACTACGATTTGTAACTATGAATACTGAGGATGAAAAGCGTGATGAGGCTCAAGCAATTCAG GCCTTGCAAATCGCAGTGAAGCTGGACGGTGACATCATTACCGGAAACTCCAGCGATTCGGACCGCAAGTGCTATGAACGAATGTCAATTTCCGGCCCTACTCGTAACTGTGCCGGCTATTCACGGAAATATGAAGTGCAGGACACGAGCGTCGGATACATCATGGACGCCAGCTATCGTTATCCGTTGGTGGACTGCGAATTGGCCGAGCTGAGGTCGCCTGGATTGAGATACAACACCTACGAGTTGGAACCGGAGGAAGACGAAGGGTTGATAAGTCCACTACGGTACGATTTTCAGCCCAGTCGTGGAAGAGCGTCGGTTTAA